The following DNA comes from Kitasatospora sp. NBC_01287.
CGACGGACGACCTGGCGGTCCTGGCCCTCACCCCGGCGGGGTAGCCGAGCGGGGCCGGCCTCGGAGGCGGGCGGCCGCCGAGGCACACGACGAAGGCCGTCGTCCCCCCGGGGGAGTTCTTGGGTGGGGACGACGGCCTTCGGACGGGTCCGGCTCACCGGCGCGGCCTACAGGTCGTAGTTCTGCTCGAACATGCCTCTGACCTGCGGAAATAGGGGCCTCAGGGAAGACCTTTTCACAACCAGTGCACACGCGGCGCCCTTGACGATGAGACGCAGCGAGAAGCGCTGAGCGGTGATGAGTGCGCCGCCCGCGCCGTCCAGGTCGGTTACTGCACAGCGCCACCGACCTGGACGGCGCGAGGGCACTGCCGGGCTCCCTGGGGCTGAGGCTACGCGGCCAGGCGGTGGCGCCAGCCGATCGGGCTCGGTCGGGCAGGGCAGCGGCGAGGTCGCACCGTTCCTCGCCGATGAGCTGGGCGCCGAAGATGGTGAGGACTGCTAACAGAGCCGGCGAGGTGCGCGCCGAGCAGGGCGAGAACGACGCGCGCTGCTCGTTCCGTCTCTTGGGGTGTGCCGTATTCGCCGCGTTCCTGGACCTGCCGCAGGAACGTCTCCCATCGAAGAGTCATCGTGGGCCTCCCATGCCTTCACTGCACCGGCGGTCCGGGCGGCAGCGAACCGGTGGGTCGAGGCCTGCCGGGCTGACTGGAGGAAGTGCCGGCCGACGGGTCACCGCCTGGGGTACGAGGCCGGGGCGGCCCTTCGTGCAGGCCTGGTCGGTCGTCGGCCGGCTGGGGCGGCCGTCCCGCACCGCCCCGGGGGGATTTGGGCGGTGCTGGACGGCAGCTCCGGGGGAGCGGGGTCAGGCCTTGATCTGCTTGTGGTCGCCGCTGCGGCTGATGGCGATCTTGCGGGGCTTGGCCCTCTCCGCGACCGGGATCTTCAGGGTCAGCACCCCGGCGTCGTAGTCCGCGCTGATCCGCTCGGGATCGAGGGTGTCGGAGAGCATGATCTGGCGGGAGAACACGCCGAGGGGACGCTCCGTCAGCTCCCACTTCACGCCCTCGGCCTCGCGGCGGGGACGGCGCTCGGCCTTGACGGTCAGCATGTTCCGCTCGACGTCGATGTCGATCGCCTCCGGGTCCACCCCGGGCAGGTCGAAGCAGATCACGTACTCGTCGCCGGAGCGGTAGGCGTCCAGCGGCATCGGGGTCGGACGCGACCAGGTGCCGGTCGAGTTGATGAACTGCTGGGTCAGCCGGTCCAGCTCACGGAAGGGGTCGGTGCGCATCAGCATGGGGAACACCTCCAGGTGGTCGGGCTTTGGGGGCCAGTGCGCTTCACCGGAGACTTTTGTAGCATGTCATCCATCCGATGACAAACACTCAGGTCGCCAGGAGAGTGACGCGATGAACCACAGTCCCGGGACGCCCCCGTCGAGAGACAGCGCACCCGCCGCTCCCGCCTCCTTTCCCGCGGCGGCCGCCGCCCTGACCGCCATCGA
Coding sequences within:
- a CDS encoding Hsp20/alpha crystallin family protein gives rise to the protein MLMRTDPFRELDRLTQQFINSTGTWSRPTPMPLDAYRSGDEYVICFDLPGVDPEAIDIDVERNMLTVKAERRPRREAEGVKWELTERPLGVFSRQIMLSDTLDPERISADYDAGVLTLKIPVAERAKPRKIAISRSGDHKQIKA